The following coding sequences are from one Salvia hispanica cultivar TCC Black 2014 chromosome 3, UniMelb_Shisp_WGS_1.0, whole genome shotgun sequence window:
- the LOC125216695 gene encoding aspartyl protease family protein At5g10770-like produces the protein MATPHFFSTFIKSSSLFLLLVSCFLDQTHAFQPKYTKIQDSFHTIQISSLFPSSVCSPPKDLIKKRPSTLEVFHRHGPCSKLSQDEAGAMPSLKDILSHDQSRVESIHARTNPTIATDKVKDKKVNLPVQPGSSLGSGNYLVSVGLGVPKKTLSLIFDTGSDLTWTQCQPCARSCYKQQDPIFDPKTSTSYSNISCTSTACSQLTTATGNNPGCNAGTCIYGIQYGDQSFSVGFFSKDTLTIAKDVFPNFQFGCGQNNQGLFGRTAGLIGLGRDPLSIISQTATRYGKYFSYCLPSKSSSTGHLTLGKARSPGKGVRFTPFDSTKGSSFYFITIASISVGGQPLPIGQAVFTTGGTIIDSGTVITRLPPAAYTALSAAFKQGMKNYPAAPAYSILDTCFDFSNYTTITIPTVSFAFGGGVKVDLIPSGILISVSSTEACLAFAGNGDAADTGIFGNTQQLTFEVVYDVAGGKLGFGAAGC, from the exons ATGGCCACTCCACATTTCTTTTCCACCTTCATCAAATCCTCTTCCCTTTTCTTGCTTCTTGTTTCATGTTTTTTAGATCAAACCCATGCTTTTCAACCCAAATATACTAAGATTCAAGACTCTTTCCACACTATTCAAATTAGCTCCCTTTTTCCATCCTCTGTTTGCAGTCCTCCCAAAG ATTTGATCAAGAAGAGACCATCCACGCTAGAAGTTTTTCATCGGCACGGCCCGTGTTCTAAACTCAGCCAGGACGAAGCCGGCGCTATGCCATCGCTAAAGGACATCCTCTCTCATGATCAATCCCGAGTCGAGTCAATCCACGCCCGCACCAACCCAACCATAGCCACAGACAAAGTCAAGGACAAAAAAGTCAACCTCCCTGTACAGCCGGGTAGCTCCCTAGGCTCCGGAAACTACCTCGTTTCTGTGGGCCTAGGCGTCCCCAAGAAAACCCTCTCCCTCATTTTTGACACTGGGAGCGACCTAACATGGACCCAGTGCCAGCCATGCGCTCGATCCTGCTATAAACAACAAGACCCAATATTCGACCCTAAAACTTCGACCTCCTACTCTAACATATCGTGCACGTCCACGGCGTGCTCCCAGCTCACCACTGCCACAGGCAACAACCCCGGTTGCAATGCCGGGACGTGCATCTACGGCATCCAGTACGGCGACCAGTCGTTCTCGGTAGGGTTTTTCAGCAAGGACACCCTCACCATCGCTAAAGACGTATTCCCAAACTTCCAATTCGGTTGCGGCCAAAACAACCAAGGGCTCTTCGGCCGAACCGCCGGGCTAATTGGCCTCGGCCGGGACCCGCTCTCGATCATATCCCAGACCGCGACGAGGTACGGGAAGTACTTCTCCTACTGCCTCCCGTCGAAGTCGAGCTCCACCGGCCACCTCACCCTCGGCAAGGCCCGAAGCCCCGGAAAGGGCGTGCGGTTCACGCCGTTCGACTCCACGAAGGGCTCCTCGTTCTACTTCATCACCATCGCCTCCATCTCCGTCGGCGGCCAGCCGCTCCCGATAGGGCAGGCCGTCTTCACGACGGGCGGCACGATCATCGACTCCGGCACGGTGATCACGCGGCTGCCGCCGGCGGCGTACACCGCCCTGAGCGCGGCGTTCAAGCAGGGGATGAAGAATTACCCGGCGGCGCCGGCGTACTCGATCCTGGACACGTGCTTCGACTTCTCCAACTACACGACCATCACCATCCCCACCGTGTCGTTCGCATTCGGCGGCGGAGTGAAGGTCGACCTCATCCCGTCGGGGATTCTGATCTCGGTCAGCTCCACGGAGGCGTGCCTTGCCTTCGCCGGAAACGGAGACGCCGCGGACACCGGAATCTTCGGAAACACGCAGCAATTGACGTTTGAAGTGGTGTATGATGTCGCCGGAGGGAAGCTGGGATTCGGTGCGGCTGGATGTTGA
- the LOC125215089 gene encoding aspartyl protease family protein At5g10770-like yields the protein MANPHFFSTFIKSSSLLLVLVSCFLDQSHALDLKNTKIQDSFHTIQISSLFPASVCTPSKDAIKKRPSTLEVFHRHGPCSKLRQDEVSARPSLKDILFHDQSRVESIHARLNPTPTADKVGDKKVNLPTKSAISLGNGNYLVSVGLGTPKKTLSLVFDTGSDLTWTQCQPCAGSCYKQQDPIFDPKTSTSYSNISCTSTTCSQLSSATGHNPGCSVGTCVYGLQYGDNSISVGLFSNDTLTIANDVFPNFKFGCGQRSQGLFGQTAGIIGLGRDPLSLISQTATKYGNYFSYCLPSKLSSTGHLTLGKVGGGPATSAQFTPFDSSQSDSSFYYITIASIAVGGKQVPIGQGVFKKAGGTIIDSGTVITRLPAAAYGALSGAFKEGMKKYPAAAARSIFDTCFDFSNYMNANISIPTVSFEFGGGVKINLSLAGILIPVSSTEACLAFAGNGDDTDIGIFGNTQQLTFEVVYDVAGGKLGFGAAGC from the exons ATGGCCAATCCTCATTTCTTCTCCACTTTCATCAAATCTTCTTCCCTTTTATTGGTTCTTGTTTCATGTTTTTTAGATCAAAGCCATGCTCTTGACCTAAAAAATACTAAGATTCAAGACTCATTCCACACAATTCAAATCAGTTCCCTTTTTCCAGCCTCTGTCTGCACTCCTTCCAAAG ATGCTATCAAGAAGAGGCCATCCACGTTGGAAGTATTCCATCGGCACGGCCCGTGTTCTAAGCTCAGACAAGACGAAGTCAGCGCTAGGCCATCGCTAAAGGACATCCTCTTTCACGACCAGTCCCGTGTCGAGTCAATCCATGCTCGTCTCAATCCAACCCCAACCGCGGACAAAGTTGGGGACAAAAAGGTCAACCTCCCCACAAAGTCGGCAATCTCTCTAGGCAATGGAAACTATCTTGTTTCCGTGGGCCTAGGCACCCCCAAGAAAACTCTCTCCCTCGTCTTCGACACTGGGAGCGACCTAACATGGACCCAATGCCAGCCGTGCGCTGGATCCTGCTACAAACAACAGGACCCAATATTCGACCCTAAAACCTCAACATCCTACTCCAACATATCGTGCACGTCCACAACATGCTCCCAACTCTCCTCCGCCACGGGCCACAACCCCGGCTGTAGCGTAGGGACGTGCGTCTACGGCCTTCAGTACGGCGACAACTCAATCTCGGTAGGGTTGTTCAGCAACGACACCCTCACCATCGCCAACGACGTATTCCCAAACTTCAAATTCGGCTGCGGCCAAAGAAGCCAAGGGCTCTTCGGCCAAACCGCCGGGATAATCGGCCTCGGCCGGGACCCACTATCACTCATATCACAAACCGCGACAAAATACGGAAATTACTTCTCCTATTGCCTCCCGTCGAAGCTGAGCTCCACGGGCCACCTCACACTCGGGAAAGTCGGCGGTGGGCCCGCAACGAGCGCACAATTCACGCCGTTCGACTCCTCCCAATCGGACTCCTCGTTCTACTACATCACCATCGCCTCCATCGCCGTCGGCGGGAAGCAGGTCCCAATAGGGCAAGGTGTTTTCAAGAAGGCCGGCGGCACCATCATAGACTCCGGCACGGTGATCACGCGGCTGCCGGCGGCGGCTTACGGCGCGCTGAGCGGGGCGTTCAAGGAGGGGATGAAGAAGTacccggcggcggcggcgcgctCCATCTTCGACACATGCTTCGATTTCTCCAATTACATGAACGCGAACATCTCCATCCCCACCGTGTCGTTCGAATTCGGCGGCGGAGTGAAGATCAACCTCAGCCTGGCAGGGATACTGATCCCGGTAAGCTCCACGGAGGCGTGCCTTGCTTTCGCCGGAAACGGCGACGACACTGACATCGGAATCTTTGGAAATACGCAGCAGCTGACGTTCGAGGTGGTGTATGATGTTGCCGGAGGGAAGCTTGGATTCGGAGCTGCTGGATGTTGA
- the LOC125214847 gene encoding protein ENHANCED DISEASE RESISTANCE 2-like, whose translation MCSTKHKQKHQNSHNHPRTSPSTAAAGTGEDWRDEAISTGSLKHVDLNTGSNGWASPPGDLFSVRGPNYLTKKGKNPAGEWLMNPAGVDWLRSSAKLDHVLARPDNRVMNALRASRCEKSSKTFVIAINLQVPGREHHSAVFYFSSKVDEPIASNSLLYQFINGSDAFRSSRFKIVNKIVKGPWIVKTTVGNYSACLLGKALNCYYHRGPNYLEIDVDIGSSAIASAILKLALGCVTAVTIDMGFLVEGQKEEELPERLFGAVRICQMEMSSATFVESAIATSKVLPMSSGGESENEDD comes from the coding sequence atgtGCTCTACAAAGCACAAGCAGAAGCACCAAAACAGCCATAATCACCCCCGCACCTCCCCCTCCACCGCGGCCGCCGGCACCGGGGAGGATTGGAGGGATGAGGCCATCAGCACCGGATCGCTGAAGCACGTCGATCTCAACACCGGATCCAACGGCTGGGCGTCGCCGCCAGGGGACCTATTCTCCGTCCGCGGCCCGAATTACCTGACGAAGAAGGGCAAGAACCCCGCCGGCGAGTGGCTGATGAATCCGGCCGGCGTCGACTGGCTCAGATCCAGCGCCAAACTCGATCACGTCCTGGCGCGGCCGGACAACCGCGTGATGAACGCGCTGCGCGCCTCGAGGTGCGAGAAATCGTCGAAGACGTTCGTCATCGCGATCAATCTCCAGGTCCCCGGGCGCGAGCATCACTCGGCGGTTTTCTACTTTTCCAGCAAGGTCGACGAGCCGATTGCGTCGAATTCGCTGCTGTATCAGTTCATCAACGGCTCCGACGCCTTCCGCAGCAGTCGATTTAAGATTGTGAATAAAATCGTGAAAGGTCCGTGGATTGTGAAGACGACGGTGGGGAATTACTCGGCGTGTTTGTTAGGGAAGGCGTTGAATTGCTACTACCACCGCGGACCTAATTATTTGGAAATCGATGTCGACATCGGTAGCTCCGCCATCGCCTCCGCGATTTTGAAGCTGGCGTTGGGCTGCGTGACGGCGGTGACAATCGATATGGGGTTTTTGGTGGAGGGGCAAAAGGAGGAAGAGCTGCCTGAGCGGTTATTCGGTGCCGTGAGGATTTGTCAAATGGAGATGAGCTCAGCCACGTTTGTTGAGAGCGCAATCGCAACAAGCAAGGTTTTGCCGATGAGTAGTGGCGGTGAAAGCGAAAATGAGGATgattaa
- the LOC125211793 gene encoding ribulose-1,5 bisphosphate carboxylase/oxygenase large subunit N-methyltransferase, chloroplastic, with the protein MLLHSVISTNSLWARSQRPKLPSLFRCLCKSTDAFTSVSSREGSCVDEDCNDFLPWLGNKAGCEISSLLSIGKSAYGRALCAAKDIQSGDCLLKVPYSVQLAPDNLPPGIACLLGDEVGDVAKVALLILYEKHLGKKSEWAPYISRLPLPEDMHSSVFWSDEELEMIRLTALYEETLKQKKQIEKDFLAVKLVSANFPARLQNITLQDFTYAYGLVTSRAWVSSRGVSMIPFADFLNHDGTSDSYVLSDEGRQHSEVIADRDFAPGDEVLIRYGKFSNATLLLDFGFTVSCNRYDQVRVELNVPQHDALYTQKLEILGRDRTPRIKDDNEFTYYENSFTIKKVGFGSRWGKGIPQSLRAFARIMACDSQQELHDLAKEAAENDGRLARKPLKHKNRELAAHQLLLSEMSRLIKDHDEHIKSLAPTPPTLREKSALRQKLALDLLSGELRVLKSASAWLENYCSRL; encoded by the coding sequence ATGTTACTTCACTCAGTCATTTCAACAAACAGTTTGTGGGCTCGGTCTCAGAGACCTAAACTCCCCTCTCTCTTTCGGTGTTTATGCAAATCAACTGATGCTTTTACTTCAGTTTCTTCGCGTGAGGGGTCATGTGTAGATGAGGATTGCAATGATTTTCTTCCATGGCTTGGGAACAAGGCTGGATGTGAAATTTCTTCGTTGCTTTCGATTGGGAAATCGGCCTATGGTAGGGCATTGTGTGCTGCTAAGGATATACAAAGTGGGGATTGCTTGTTGAAGGTTCCGTACAGCGTGCAGCTTGCCCCGGATAATCTCCCTCCGGGAATAGCTTGTTTGCTGGGAGATGAAGTTGGTGATGTTGCTAAAGTTGCTTTGCTCATTCTCTATGAGAAACATTTGGGAAAGAAGTCCGAGTGGGCGCCTTATATCAGCCGGCTTCCTCTGCCCGAGGATATGCATAGCTCGGTATTCTGGAGTGATGAAGAACTGGAGATGATTCGACTGACTGCTCTGTATGAAGAAACTCTCAAACAGAAGAAGCAGATTGAGAAAGACTTCTTGGCTGTTAAGTTGGTCTCAGCTAACTTTCCTGCGAGATTACAGAATATCACGTTGCAGGATTTCACGTACGCGTATGGATTAGTCACTTCTCGAGCATGGGTGAGCTCGAGGGGTGTTTCCATGATTCCCTTTGCAGATTTCTTGAATCACGATGGTACTTCAGATTCGTATGTTTTGAGTGATGAAGGCAGACAACATTCGGAGGTGATAGCTGATCGCGATTTCGCTCCAGGGGATGAGGTCCTGATAAGATATGGAAAGTTTTCGAATGCTACACTCCTTCTGGATTTTGGTTTTACTGTTTCTTGCAACCGTTATGATCAAGTTCGTGTTGAGCTTAATGTGCCCCAACACGATGCTCTCTACACGCAGAAGTTGGAGATTCTTGGCAGAGATCGCACGCCAAGGATCAAGGATGACAACGAGTTCACATACTACGAAAATTCTTTCACAATCAAAAAAGTAGGATTTGGCAGCAGGTGGGGGAAGGGGATCCCCCAATCACTCCGTGCATTTGCTCGTATCATGGCTTGCGATTCTCAGCAAGAATTACACGACCTGGCGAAGGAAGCTGCAGAGAATGATGGAAGGCTGGCTCGGAAGCCACTGAAGCACAAGAACAGAGAGCTTGCAGCCCATCAGCTGTTGCTTTCCGAGAtgtctcgtttgataaaagATCACGATGAACACATCAAGTCGCTGGCTCCAACGCCTCCCACTCTACGGGAGAAGAGTGCTCTGAGGCAGAAACTAGCACTAGATCTCCTGAGTGGTGAACTACGAGTGCTGAAGTCGGCTTCTGCTTGGCTCGAGAACTACTGTTCGAGGTTGTGA
- the LOC125214184 gene encoding O-methyltransferase MdmC-like isoform X1 has protein sequence MISIIDFAMSSGLGFVHQCSNPLIALRSPRRSTPIPARGLIVSRGIACRLKALKSVPNSDTVVAADESYGRKEVISVNPRLYDYLLANTREPKILRELREETATRHGSQMQVSPDQAQLLAMLVQIMGAEKCIEVGVYTGYSSLAVALVLPEGGQLVACERDAKSLEVAQRYYDRAGVSEKVIVKHGLAADTLKSLVQNGEASSYDFAFVDAEKKMYQDYFELLLQLVRVGGVIVMDNVLWHGRVADPLINDSKTISIRNFNRKLMEDDRVSVSMVPIGDGMTICRKR, from the exons ATGATAAGCATCAtc GATTTTGCAATGTCGAGTGGCTTAGGGTTTGTGCACCAGTGCTCAAATCCGCTGATAGCGCTTCGATCGCCGAGACGCTCCACCCCCATCCCTGCAAGGGGGTTGATCGTGAGCAGGGGCATTGCTTGCCGCTTGAAGGCATTGAAGTCTGTTCCAAATTCAGACACGGTTGTGGCAGCTGATGAGAGTTATGGGCGTAAGGAAGTTATTAGTGTGAATCCCCGGCTGTATGACTACTTATTGGCTAATACTAGAGAGCCTAAG ATACTGCGTGAGCTCCGAGAGGAAACTGCTACTAGGCATGGCAGCCAGATGCAG GTATCCCCTGATCAAGCACAGCTTCTTGCAATGCTTGTCCAGATTATGGGAGCAGAGAAGTGTATCGAAGTTGGTGTCTACACT GGTTACTCATCCCTTGCAGTTGCTTTGGTGCTACCAGAAGGAGGTCAGCTGGTGGCATGCGAGAGAGACGCAAAGTCTCTAGAAGTTGCACAGAGGTACTATGATCGTGCAGGCGTTTCAGAAAAG GTGATTGTCAAACATGGGTTAGCAGCTGATACTCTGAAGTCCTTGGTTCAGAATGGTGAAGCTAGCAG CTATGATTTTGCTTTTGTTGATGCTGAGAAGAAAATGTACCAGGATTATTTTGAATTGCTACTGCAACTG GTGAGAGTCGGAGGTGTTATAGTGATGGACAATGTCCTCTGGCACGGAAGGGTCGCTGATCCACTG ATAAATGACTCGAAGACGATCAGTATCAGAAACTTCAATAGAAAATTGATGGAGGATGATCGTGTAAGCGTGAGCATG GTTCCCATTGGTGATGGAATGACCATTTGTCGGAAAAGATAG
- the LOC125214184 gene encoding O-methyltransferase MdmC-like isoform X2, producing the protein MISIIDFAMSSGLGFVHQCSNPLIALRSPRRSTPIPARGLIVSRGIACRLKALKSVPNSDTVVAADESYGRKEVISVNPRLYDYLLANTREPKILRELREETATRHGSQMQVSPDQAQLLAMLVQIMGAEKCIEVGVYTGYSSLAVALVLPEGGQLVACERDAKSLEVAQRYYDRAGVSEKVIVKHGLAADTLKSLVQNGEASSYDFAFVDAEKKMYQDYFELLLQLVRVGGVIVMDNVLWHGRVADPLINDSKTISIRNFNRKLMEDDRVPIGDGMTICRKR; encoded by the exons ATGATAAGCATCAtc GATTTTGCAATGTCGAGTGGCTTAGGGTTTGTGCACCAGTGCTCAAATCCGCTGATAGCGCTTCGATCGCCGAGACGCTCCACCCCCATCCCTGCAAGGGGGTTGATCGTGAGCAGGGGCATTGCTTGCCGCTTGAAGGCATTGAAGTCTGTTCCAAATTCAGACACGGTTGTGGCAGCTGATGAGAGTTATGGGCGTAAGGAAGTTATTAGTGTGAATCCCCGGCTGTATGACTACTTATTGGCTAATACTAGAGAGCCTAAG ATACTGCGTGAGCTCCGAGAGGAAACTGCTACTAGGCATGGCAGCCAGATGCAG GTATCCCCTGATCAAGCACAGCTTCTTGCAATGCTTGTCCAGATTATGGGAGCAGAGAAGTGTATCGAAGTTGGTGTCTACACT GGTTACTCATCCCTTGCAGTTGCTTTGGTGCTACCAGAAGGAGGTCAGCTGGTGGCATGCGAGAGAGACGCAAAGTCTCTAGAAGTTGCACAGAGGTACTATGATCGTGCAGGCGTTTCAGAAAAG GTGATTGTCAAACATGGGTTAGCAGCTGATACTCTGAAGTCCTTGGTTCAGAATGGTGAAGCTAGCAG CTATGATTTTGCTTTTGTTGATGCTGAGAAGAAAATGTACCAGGATTATTTTGAATTGCTACTGCAACTG GTGAGAGTCGGAGGTGTTATAGTGATGGACAATGTCCTCTGGCACGGAAGGGTCGCTGATCCACTG ATAAATGACTCGAAGACGATCAGTATCAGAAACTTCAATAGAAAATTGATGGAGGATGATCGT GTTCCCATTGGTGATGGAATGACCATTTGTCGGAAAAGATAG
- the LOC125214184 gene encoding O-methyltransferase MdmC-like isoform X3, which produces MSSGLGFVHQCSNPLIALRSPRRSTPIPARGLIVSRGIACRLKALKSVPNSDTVVAADESYGRKEVISVNPRLYDYLLANTREPKILRELREETATRHGSQMQVSPDQAQLLAMLVQIMGAEKCIEVGVYTGYSSLAVALVLPEGGQLVACERDAKSLEVAQRYYDRAGVSEKVIVKHGLAADTLKSLVQNGEASSYDFAFVDAEKKMYQDYFELLLQLVRVGGVIVMDNVLWHGRVADPLINDSKTISIRNFNRKLMEDDRVSVSMVPIGDGMTICRKR; this is translated from the exons ATGTCGAGTGGCTTAGGGTTTGTGCACCAGTGCTCAAATCCGCTGATAGCGCTTCGATCGCCGAGACGCTCCACCCCCATCCCTGCAAGGGGGTTGATCGTGAGCAGGGGCATTGCTTGCCGCTTGAAGGCATTGAAGTCTGTTCCAAATTCAGACACGGTTGTGGCAGCTGATGAGAGTTATGGGCGTAAGGAAGTTATTAGTGTGAATCCCCGGCTGTATGACTACTTATTGGCTAATACTAGAGAGCCTAAG ATACTGCGTGAGCTCCGAGAGGAAACTGCTACTAGGCATGGCAGCCAGATGCAG GTATCCCCTGATCAAGCACAGCTTCTTGCAATGCTTGTCCAGATTATGGGAGCAGAGAAGTGTATCGAAGTTGGTGTCTACACT GGTTACTCATCCCTTGCAGTTGCTTTGGTGCTACCAGAAGGAGGTCAGCTGGTGGCATGCGAGAGAGACGCAAAGTCTCTAGAAGTTGCACAGAGGTACTATGATCGTGCAGGCGTTTCAGAAAAG GTGATTGTCAAACATGGGTTAGCAGCTGATACTCTGAAGTCCTTGGTTCAGAATGGTGAAGCTAGCAG CTATGATTTTGCTTTTGTTGATGCTGAGAAGAAAATGTACCAGGATTATTTTGAATTGCTACTGCAACTG GTGAGAGTCGGAGGTGTTATAGTGATGGACAATGTCCTCTGGCACGGAAGGGTCGCTGATCCACTG ATAAATGACTCGAAGACGATCAGTATCAGAAACTTCAATAGAAAATTGATGGAGGATGATCGTGTAAGCGTGAGCATG GTTCCCATTGGTGATGGAATGACCATTTGTCGGAAAAGATAG